From a single Hippoglossus stenolepis isolate QCI-W04-F060 chromosome 2, HSTE1.2, whole genome shotgun sequence genomic region:
- the msmo1 gene encoding methylsterol monooxygenase 1, producing the protein MMVNGSADILSSAYLAVEYVDAVLPENPFQPSLEHAWGYMMDNYTKFQIATWGSLIVHEFIYFFFCLPGFIFQFLPFMQRYKIQQDKPETWEKQWRCFKMLLFNHFCIQLPLICGTYYFTEYFNIPYDWDSMPRWPYVLLQCFGCAVVEDTWHYFLHRMLHHRRVYKYIHKVHHEFTAPFGMQAEYAHPAETLILGAGFFIGIMLFCNHVFFLWAWVSFRLLETIDVHSGYDIPLNPLHLIPFYAGTRFHDFHHMNFVGNYASTFTWWDKVLNTDNQYNKHLVKQGLKKEE; encoded by the exons ATGATGGTGAACGGCTCGGCAGACATCTTGAGCTCTGCCTACCTTGCAGTGGAGTATGTCGACGCAGTGCTACCCGAGAACCCCTTCCAGCCGTCCCTGGAACACGCGTGGGGCTACATGATGGACAACTACACCAAGTTTCAGATTGCCACCTGGGGGTCGCTCATAGTCCACGAGTTCatctacttcttcttctgtctgccTGGTTTCATCTTCCAGTTCCTGCCCTTCATGCAGAGATACAAGATCCAGCAG GACAAACCAGAGACCTGGGAGAAACAGTGGAGATGTTTCAAGATGCTGCTGTTCAACCATTTCTGCATCCAGCTGCCACTGATCTGTGGGACGTACTACTTCACTGAATACTTCAACATCCCGTACGACTGGGACTCCATGCCACGCTG gCCGTACGTCCTGCTTCAGTGCTTCGGTTGCGCTGTGGTTGAAGACACCTGGCACTACTTCCTCCATCGCATGCTGCATCACCGCAGGGTCTACAAGTACATCCACAAAGTCCACCATGAGTTCACT GCTCCGTTCGGCATGCAGGCCGAATACGCCCATCCAGCTGAGACCCTCATCCTGGGAGCTGGTTTCTTCATCGGCATCATGCTCTTCTGTAACCACGTGTTCTTCCTCTGGGCCTGGGTGTCTTTCCGCCTGCTGGAGACCATCGACGTCCACAG cgGCTATGACATCCCCCTGAACCCTCTCCACCTCATCCCCTTCTACGCCGGCACCCGTTTCCACGACTTCCACCACATGAACTTCGTGGGGAACTACGCCTCCACCTTCACGTGGTGGGACAAGGTGCTGAACACGGACAACCAGTACAACAAACACCTGGTGAAACAGGGACTCAAGAAGGAGGAGTAA